The proteins below come from a single Drosophila kikkawai strain 14028-0561.14 chromosome 3R, DkikHiC1v2, whole genome shotgun sequence genomic window:
- the LOC108084312 gene encoding leucine-rich repeat-containing protein 57-like, with protein sequence MQQKMMAMLIRHFIIVMHLTMSICPPLMKLCGCLIGTDVTTGGLMADCSKNTELDLDFECLARQGLESLDLSGNDLQKVPEELKLSGFKDLKHLDLSRNKISSLVTYNFGAWTRLKSLNISHNYLKDLPEEMPPIHTIDVSYNQLTDMHSIFGLTNTIAIVLGNPILCNCNSSSVQRMYNITSDLTVIECTLHGKDPPMPISIQCHSDIDNVEYPSEWIYHLILIAVIFIIFVIYCGYNFCLI encoded by the exons ATGCAGCAAAAAATGATGGCa ATGCTTATCAGACATTTTATTATAGTTATGCATTTAACTATGTCAATCTGTCCCCCATTAATGAAACTATGCGGCTGTTTGATTGGGACTGACGTAACCACTGGGGGTTTGATGGCCGATTGTTCCAAAAACACCGAACTGGACCTCGATTTCGAATGCTTGGCTAGGCAGGGGTTAGAATCCTTGGATCTGTCTGGCAACGATTTGCAGAAAGTGCCGGAAGAACTGAAATTGAGTGGATTCAAGGACCTGAAGCACCTGGATCTGTCCCGGAACAAGATCAGCAGCCTGGTCACTTATAATTTCGGTGCTTGGACTCGGCTTAAGAGCTTGAACATCAGCCACAACTACCTCAAGGACCTGCCCGAGGAAATGCCGCCGATTCACACTATCGATGTGAGCTATAATCAGCTTACGGATATGCACAGCATCTTTGGCCTGACTAACACCATAGCGATTGTCCTGGGGAATCCCATCCTGTGCAATTGCAACTCATCTTCAGTTCAGAGAATGTACAAt ATAACTTCTGACTTGACAGTCATCGAATGTACTTTGCAtggcaaggatccgccgatgCCGATATCGATACAGTGCCACAGTGATATCGATAACGTTGAATATCCCTCAGAATGGATATATCATTTGATTCTTATTGCagtcatttttataatttttgtaatttattgtGGATATAATTTTTGTCTAATTTAG